A region of Argentina anserina chromosome 5, drPotAnse1.1, whole genome shotgun sequence DNA encodes the following proteins:
- the LOC126796078 gene encoding coatomer subunit delta, whose translation MVVLAASVINKSGKVLVSRQFMDMSRIRIEGLLAAFPKLVGTGKQHTYVETENVRYVYQPIEALYLLLVTNKQSNILEDLETLRLLSKLVPEYAMSLDEEGICRTAFELIFAFDEVISLGHKENVTVAQVKQYCEMESHEEKLHKLVMQSKINETKDVMKRKASEIDKSKIDRSRGEKGGFGPSQSMGSGRIENAFSEMSISSSGSGFGSGSGLGATTDFDSFSSKAKGRPPSSATAPPKGLGMQLGKSQRTNQFLESLKAEGEVILEDVQPKAGLSKSVAPPLTDPVTLNVEEKLNVTLKRDGGVSNFDVQGTLSLQILNQEDGHIQVQIETGGNSGAIFKTHPNMNKELFSNENILGLKDPNRPFPTGQVGEAGGVGLLKWRMQSQDESMVPLQINCWPSVSGNETYVNIEYESSSLFDLRNVVISVPLPALREAPVVKDIHGEWRYDARNSVLEWSILLIDNSNRSGSMEFVVPPADSNMFFPISVRFSATSTFSDLKVVNIIPLKGGAPPKFAQRTQLLTENYQVV comes from the exons ATG GTTGTTCTTGCGGCGTCCGTTATAAACAAGTCTGGGAAAG TGCTTGTTTCCAGGCAGTTTATGGATATGTCCCGTATAAGGATTGAAGGTCTACTTGCGGCTTTCCCTAAGTTGGTAGGCACTGGCAAACAACATACGTATGTTGAGACAGAAAATGTGCGCTATGTTTACCAGCCAATAGAAGCTTTGTATTTGCTTCTTGTTACAAACAAGCAGAGCAATATTttggaagatttggagacTTTGAGGCTGCTCTCTAAGCTT GTACCTGAATATGCAATGTCTCTAGATGAAGAGGGTATATGCAGGACAGCTTTTGAGTTGATTTTTGCTTTTGATGAAGTAATCTCACTTGGACACAAGGAAAACGTGACTGTTGCACAGGTGAAGCAGTACTGTGAGATGGAGAGTCATGAAGAGAAGCTTCACAAGCTTGTAATGCAGAGCAAGATAAATGAGACCAAGGATGTTATGAAGCGCAAAGCCAGTGAGATTGACAAAAGCAAG ATTGATAGGAGCAGAGGTGAAAAGGGAGGATTTGGGCCTTCTCagtcaatgggttctggaagAATTGAGAATGCCTTTAGTGAAATGAGCATATCCAGTAGTGGAAGTGGGTTTGGAAGTGGTTCTGGCTTGGGAGCAACTACCGATTTTGATTCATTTTCTTCGAAGGCCAAAg GTCGTCCTCCTTCATCTGCTACAGCTCCCCCAAAGGGTTTAGGTATGCAGCTTGGAAAATCTCAGAGGACCAACCAATTTTTAGAGTCCTTAAAAGCGGAGGGAGAGGTGATTCTTGAAGATGTTCAGCCAAAAGCAGGCCTGTCCAAATCAGTTGCCCCACCTTTAACTGATCCTGTCACTCTGAATGTTGAAGAGAAACTCAATGTAACACTCAAACGTGATGGTGGAGTCAGTAACTTTGATGTTCAAGGAACATTATCCCTGCAAATTCTTAACCAAGAAGATGGGCATATCCAAGTCCAG ATCGAAACCGGTGGAAATTCTGGTGCCATTTTCAAAACGCACCCTAACATGAACAAAGAACTATTTTCCAATGAAAATATTCTAGGCTTGAAAGATCCTAACAGGCCTTTCCCCACTGGTCAAGTTGGTGAAGCAGGAGGTGTAGGTCTTCTAAAGTGGAGAATGCAGAGTCAAGATGAATCAATGGTGCCTCTACAAA TCAACTGCTGGCCCTCTGTTTCTGGAAATGAAACTTACGTCAACATTGAGTATGAATCATCATCACTGTTCGATCTGCGAAATGTTGTCATCTCAGTACCGCTCCCAGCTCTCAGAGAGGCTCCAGTTGTGAAGGATATTCATGGTGAATGGAG ATATGATGCAAGAAATTCGGTATTGGAGTGGTCTATACTTCTTATTGATAACTCAAACCGCAG TGGATCAATGGAGTTTGTTGTGCCCCCAGCAGATTCGAATATGTTCTTTCCCATATCTGTGCGCTTCTCTGCTACTAGCACATTCAGTGACCTGAAG GTTGTGAATATAATACCTCTGAAAGGCGGTGCTCCTCCCAAGTTCGCTCAGAGAACACAGTTGCTCACAGAAAACTACCAAGTCGTGTAA
- the LOC126796076 gene encoding root phototropism protein 3, giving the protein MWESESESVAGRDYGNGDFSLSKQSVKNDGFVLKGNSWYVATDIPSDLLVQVGEVNFHLHKYPLLSRSGKMNRILCELRDPDISKMVLDDLPGGPEAFELAAKFCYGISVDLTAANISGLRCAAEFLEMTEDLEEGNLIFKTEAFLSYVVLSSWRDSIVVLKNCEKLSPWAENLQIVRRCSESIAWKACANPKGIRWPYTGSKQAPKVSSPNWSDMKDSSPSRNKLQVPPDWWFEDASILRIDHYVRVITAIKVKGMRSELIGAAIMHYAAKWLPNMTSDHGSGLTVDEGSHSSNSSGGSWKGGLHLIVTGTKDNESSTVQTKDQRMIIESLISIIPPQKDSVSCSFLLRLLRMANMLKVAPALVTELEKRVGMQFEQATLADLLIPSYIKNETMYDVDLVQRLLEHFLVQEQTEMSSPSHQSLIEKHFERGTCPNAKMRVAKLVDSYLTEVSRDRRLSLTKFQVLAEALPESARTCDDGLYRAIDSYLKAHPALSEHERKRLCRVMDCQKLSIDACMHAAQNERLPLRVVVQVLFSEQVKISNALARNALNEAGGHSNYQPMVPNRKTLLEGTPQSFQEGWAAAKKDINTVKFELETVKAKYLDLQNSMENLQRQFDKMTSKQKHTSAWSSGWKKLGKLTKTTAGENQNIGPEHPTDGGAEQTKKIPRRWRNSIS; this is encoded by the exons ATGTGGGAATCAGAGAGTGAGTCAGTTGCAGGCAGAGACTATGGCAATGGAGATTTTAGTTTAAGCAAGCAGAGTGTTAAGAATGATGGCTTTGTGCTAAAAGGCAATTCATG GTATGTAGCAACTGATATCCCAAGTGATCTGTTGGTTCAAGTTGGAGAAGTCAATTTTCACTTGCATAAG TATCCCTTGCTGTCAAGGAGTGGAAAGATGAACAGAATTCTGTGTGAGTTACGAGACCCGGATATAAGTAAGATGGTTTTGGATGACCTTCCTGGGGGACCTGAGGCCTTTGAGCTGGCTGCAAAGTTCTGCTATGGCATTTCTGTTGATCTGACAGCAGCCAACATTTCAGGCCTTCGATGCGCTGCAGAGTTCCTTGAAATGACAGAAGACTTGGAAGAAGGcaatcttattttcaaaaCTGAAGCATTTCTCAGCTATGTGGTTTTGTCCTCATGGAGAGATTCTATAGTGGTGTTGAAAAATTGTGAGAAGCTCTCTCCATGGGCTGAAAACCTTCAAATAGTTCGGCGATGCAGTGAGTCCATTGCTTGGAAAGCTTGTGCCAATCCAAAAGGGATACGATGGCCATACACCGGTAGTAAGCAAGCTCCAAAAGTTTCAAGCCCAAACTGGAGTGACATGAAGGACTCAAGTCCAAGTAGAAACAAGCTGCAAGTTCCTCCTGATTGGTGGTTTGAAGACGCTTCTATTCTTCGGATTGATCATTATGTCAGGGTTATTACTGCAATCAAGGTGAAGGGGATGAGATCTGAACTTATTGGAGCTGCAATAATGCACTATGCAGCTAAATGGCTCCCTAATATGACAAGTGATCATGGTTCAGGGTTAACAGTTGACGAGGGAAGCCATAGCAGCAATAGTAGTGGAGGCAGTTGGAAGGGTGGACTTCACCTGATAGTAACTGGAACTAAAGATAATGAATCCTCAACTGTTCAGACCAAAGATCAACGGATGATCATCGAGAGCCTTATTAGCATAATTCCACCACAAAAGGACAGTGTCTCATGCAGCTTCCTTCTTCGGCTTCTGAGAATGGCAAACATGTTGAAAGTAGCACCTGCACTGGTTACCGAGTTGGAAAAACGGGTGGGAATGCAGTTTGAACAGGCTACATTGGCAGACCTTCTCATTCCATCTTACATCAAAAATGAAACAATGTACGATGTGGATCTTGTCCAGAGGCTTCTGGAGCATTTTCTTGTTCAAGAACAGACTGAAATGTCAAGTCCAAGCCACCAATCTTTGATTGAAAAACATTTTGAAAGGGGTACATGCCCAAATGCTAAGATGAGGGTAGCTAAGCTTGTTGATAGTTATCTTACAGAGGTGTCAAGAGATAGACGCCTTTCCCTAACAAAGTTCCAGGTGCTAGCAGAAGCTTTGCCTGAATCTGCAAGGACATGTGATGATGGACTATATAGAGCAATTGATTCCTATCTCAAG GCCCATCCAGCACTCTCTGAGCACGAAAGGAAGAGGCTATGCCGGGTGATGGATTGCCAAAAACTATCTATTGATGCTTGCATGCATGCTGCACAAAATGAAAGGCTCCCATTAAGAGTGGTGGTGCAAGTTCTTTTCTCTGAGCAAGTCAAAATAAGCAATGCATTAGCCAGAAATGCTCTTAATGAAGCTGGAGGACACTCTAACTATCAGCCAATGGTTCCAAATCGGAAAACACTACTTGAAGGGACCCCGCAATCCTTCCAAGAAGGATGGGCAGCAGCTAAAAAGGACATCAACACTGTAAAGTTTGAACTGGAGACTGTAAAGGCCAAGTACCTTGATCTCCAAAATTCCATGGAAAACTTGCAGAGACAGTTCGATAAGATGACCTCAAAGCAGAAACATACATCTGCTTGGAGCAGCGGGTGGAAGAAACTTGGCAAACTCACTAAGACTACAGCGGGTGAAAATCAGAACATTGGACCGGAGCATCCAACAGATGGTGGTGCAGAGCAAACTAAAAAGATTCCTAGGAGGTGGAGGAATTCCATTTCTTAG
- the LOC126793723 gene encoding pentatricopeptide repeat-containing protein At1g77360, mitochondrial produces the protein MIIKIKNCGEKLGFLCRNYCSSEPSRHITDDPIKRICKIMISSPALILDTALDQSGVRITPEIVEDVLMRFKNAGMVAYRFFEWAGKQRNYTHSVKAYHAMIDSLAKIRQYKIMWELVNSMRAQKMQNMETFGIIMRKYARAQKVEEALYTFNVMEKYDCAPNLAAFNSLLSALCKSKNVRKAQEIFDKMKDRFQPDSKTYSILIDGWGKDPNLPKAREVFREMVDAGCNPDIVTYGIMVDVLCKAGRVDEAIEIVRGMDDSGCMPTSYIYSVLVHTYGVEDRIEDSVETFLEMERNGIKADVAVYNALIGAFCKVNKFKNVHRVLNDMNYKGVAPNSRTCNIILNSLIDRGETDEAFGVFRKMIQVCDPDADTYTMMIKMLCGRNKLKMARKVWTYMKLKQFIPSMHTYSVLINGLCENGDASKACVLLEEMIEKGIRPSGVTFGRLRQLLIKEGREDVLKFLQEKINLLVKEPSFD, from the coding sequence ATGATTATCAAGATAAAGAACTGTGGAGAAAAATTGGGTTTTCTCTGTCGAAATTACTGTTCTAGTGAACCATCAAGGCACATTACTGATGATCCAATCAAAAGAATATGCAAAATCATGATTTCTAGCCCGGCACTCATACTTGATACTGCCCTCGACCAAAGCGGGGTCAGAATTACACCTGAAATAGTAGAGGATGTTCTCATGAGATTCAAGAATGCCGGGATGGTTGCATACCGCTTCTTTGAGTGGGCAGGGAAGCAGAGGAACTACACACACAGTGTTAAGGCGTACCATGCTATGATTGATTCTTTGGCCAAGATAAGACAGTACAAGATCATGTGGGAGCTTGTGAACTCAATGAGGGCCCAAAAGATGCAGAATATGGAGACATTTGGTATAATTATGAGGAAGTATGCCAGGGCGCAGAAGGTAGAGGAAGCGCTTTATACTTTTAATGTTATGGAAAAGTATGATTGTGCTCCGAATTTGGCGGCATTCAACAGCCTGCTGAGTGCTTTATGCAAATCCAAAAATGTGAGGAAGGCTCAAGAGATTTTTGATAAAATGAAGGACCGCTTTCAGCCAGACTCAAAGACATATAGTATATTGATTGATGGTTGGGGGAAGGATCCGAATTTGCCCAAGGCAAGGGAGGTCTTTAGAGAAATGGTTGATGCCGGCTGTAATCCTGATATAGTGACTTACGGTATCATGGTTGATGTTCTATGTAAAGCGGGAAGGGTGGACGAAGCCATTGAGATTGTTCGGGGCATGGATGATAGTGGTTGTATGCCTACATCTTATATCTATAGTGTTTTGGTGCATACGTATGGGGTGGAGGATAGGATTGAAGATTCTGTTGAAACATTCTTGGAAATGGAAAGAAATGGAATCAAGGCTGATGTAGCCGTCTATAATGCTTTGATTGGTGCTTTTTGTAAGGTTAACAAGTTCAAGAATGTGCACAGGGTCTTAAATGATATGAATTATAAAGGTGTTGCACCCAATTCAAGGACATGCAATATCATCTTAAACAGCTTGATTGACCGTGGAGAAACTGATGAGGCATTTGGTGTCTTCCGTAAAATGATCCAAGTATGTGATCCAGATGCAGATACGTATACAATGATGATAAAAATGTTATGCGGgagaaataaattgaaaatggCTCGCAAAGTGTGGACATACATGAAGTTGAAACAGTTTATCCCCAGTATGCATACATATTCAGTCCTTATAAATGGATTGTGTGAAAACGGTGATGCTTCAAAGGCTTGTGTCTTACTGGAAGAGATGATAGAGAAGGGAATTCGGCCATCAGGTGTGACGTTTGGGAGATTAAGACAGTTGCTTATAAAAGAAGGAAGAGAAGATGTACTAAAATTTCTTCAAGAGAAAATCAATCTCCTGGTCAAAGAGCCATCTTTTGATTAA
- the LOC126794249 gene encoding caffeoylshikimate esterase-like, giving the protein MELSRVLRLQKLQVLFCRQQQTQQPTFAAPARRPSQVIVAAAKTKRRPPIEGVSEELNLIADQSLDFAPARRRVRSAFVELQQQLDHCLFNLAPPGIRTEEWYEINSRGLGIFCKSWKPKEGVQIKGVLCFCHGYGDTCVFFFEGIAKQIAAAGYAVYAMDYPGFGLSEGLHGFIPSFDQLADDVIEQYTKIKEKPELKELPHFILGQSMGGAVTLKVHFKQPYAWDGIVLVAPMCKIAEDVAPPPAAAKLLTLLSRVVPKAKLVPQKDLAELAFRDERKRKLAVYNVTCYNGPVRLKTAVELLNATKEIEMKVNKVSSPLLILHGAADKVTDPFVSQFLYEKASSKDKTLKLYPDGFHCILEGEPDDRIFSVLEDIITWLDHRCLPK; this is encoded by the exons ATGGAACTTTCTCGAGTTCTGAGATTGCAGAAACTTCAGGTTCTTTTCTGTCGCCAGCAACAAACCCAACAGCCCACATTTGCAGCACCCGCCAGAAGACCAAGTCAAGTAATAGTCGCAGCTGCCAAAACCAAGAGAAGGCCACCCATTGAAGGTGTTAGCGAGGAGCTCAATTTGATCGCCGATCAGAGCCTTGACTTTGCTCCGGCCCGGAGAAGAGTTCGATCCGCGTTTGTTGAGCTGCAGCAACAACTTGATCACTGCTTGTTTAAT TTGGCTCCCCCCGGGATCAGAACAGAGGAG TGGTATGAAATAAATTCAAGGGGGCTTGGAATTTTCTGTAAAAGCTGGAAGCCAAAAGAAGGTGTTCAGATTAAAGGCGTTTTGTGTTTCTGCCATGGGTATGGTGATACTTGCGTTTTCTTCTTTGAAG GTATTGCCAAGCAAATTGCTGCGGCTGGGTACGCTGTGTACGCCATGGACTACCCAGGTTTTGGCCTTTCGGAAGGACTGCACGGTTTTATTCCGAGCTTTGATCAATTAGCCGATGATGTTATTGAACAGTATACAAAGATTAAAG AAAAACCAGAGTTGAAAGAGTTGCCGCACTTCATATTGGGGCAGTCTATGGGTGGAGCTGTTACTCTCAAAGTTCACTTCAAGCAACCATATGCTTGGGATGGCATAGTTCTTGTGGCTCCAATGTGTAAA ATTGCAGAGGATGTAGCACCTCCACCAGCGGCAGCGAAGCTATTAACTCTTTTGTCCAGAGTTGTCCCAAAAGCAAAGCTTGTCCCCCAGAAAGATTTGGCTGAGTTGGCATTCAGAGATGAAAGGAAGAGAAAACTG GCTGTTTACAATGTGACGTGCTACAATGGCCCTGTGCGATTGAAGACTGCTGTGGAACTTCTAAACGCTACTAAGGAGATTGAGATGAAAGTGAATAAG GTTTCATCTCCGCTGCTTATTCTTCATGGAGCTGCAGATAAAGTGACTGATCCCTTTGTCAGCCAGTTTCTTTATGAGAAGGCCTCAAGCAAagacaaaactctaaaactctACCCAGATGGCTTTCATTGCATTCTTGAAGGAGAACCTGATGATAGAATTTTTTCAGTCCTTGAAGATATTATCACCTGGCTTGACCACCGGTGTTTGCCCAAGTAG
- the LOC126795596 gene encoding putative NAC domain-containing protein 94 — MEEIRGNQLIPGQRFCPMDDELVLFYLKPMLCGENVPGRNQVVFDCDLYGQQEPWEIWESFKSKRPHDLRLHKDIYFFTRHKKMSSTDKRIRRNVGSGTWHSDSGKPVRSVETGAVVGLKKRLTYKNEESVQDGCWILHEFFLDRSLKGKKQMVKNYVLCLLRKNGEPKTKIGKKRKQREEKQFLEENSACDDGEISGGEQEVLLDTQAKKRRTVPSIDDAPETSEDDDGAFVADHEESLDCIEVENAPSSEAPQTIPLEDDDAAFVADLEESLECVEDENAPSSKAIYFQGGNSGEQPLAANHGISNMLPEEDFLLEMEEFLLNGVSSDINVDAAFDGSSNGCGGLIGFEDGVCMPESLVEVPAYEKHKHTDEDLSDWLGLIDFSPEANEFLCNETQPAPLEVEASCEVYVRGGNDSGDAMVGEDWLMAFMEGQENEQMQNTMEVGEWNSAAYVDFGYNLTF, encoded by the coding sequence ATGGAGGAGATCAGAGGCAATCAACTTATTCCTGGCCAGAGGTTCTGCCCTATGGACGACGAGTTAGTTCTCTTCTACCTGAAGCCGATGTTGTGTGGGGAGAACGTGCCCGGCAGAAACCAAGTGGTGTTCGATTGCGACCTCTACGGTCAGCAAGAACCTTGGGAGATATGGGAGTCCTTCAAATCCAAAAGACCACACGACTTGAGGCTTCACAAGGACATTTACTTTTTCACCCGACACAAGAAGATGAGTTCCACGGACAAGCGCATTCGCCGGAACGTGGGAAGTGGCACCTGGCATAGTGACTCCGGCAAGCCGGTAAGATCTGTTGAAACTGGTGCTGTTGTTGGATTGAAGAAAAGATTAACTTACAAGAACGAAGAGTCGGTGCAGGACGGCTGTTGGATCTTGCATGAATTCTTTCTTGATCGATCACTAAAGGGCAAGAAACAGATGGTCAAAAACTATGTTCTTTGCCTTTTGCGAAAGAATGGCGAACCGAAAACCAAGATCGGCAAGAAGAGAAAACAACGTGAAGAGAAACAGTTTCTTGAAGAAAATTCTGCCTGTGATGATGGAGAAATCTCGGGCGGGGAGCAAGAAGTGTTGCTTGACACGCAAGCCAAGAAACGACGAACCGTACCATCTATTGATGATGCACCAGAAACatcagaagatgatgatggagCATTCGTAGCTGATCATGAAGAGTCTTTGGATTGCATTGAAGTTGAAAATGCACCCTCTTCAGAAGCACCACAGACAATACCattagaagatgatgatgcgGCGTTCGTAGCTGATCTTGAGGAGTCTTTGGAATGCGTTGAAGATGAAAATGCACCCTCTTCAAAAGCAATTTACTTTCAAGGTGGGAATAGTGGTGAGCAACCATTAGCAGCCAATCATGGGATATCTAATATGCTGCCGGAGGAAGATTTTCTCTTGGAGATGGAGGAATTTCTTCTTAATGGTGTGAGTAGTGATATAAATGTGGATGCGGCCTTTGATGGCAGCAGTAATGGTTGTGGAGGACTGATTGGCTTTGAGGATGGTGTATGCATGCCTGAGTCTTTGGTGGAGGTACCAGCGTATGAGAAACATAAGCATACTGATGAAGATTTGTCAGATTGGTTGGGGTTAATCGATTTCAGTCCTGAGGCGAATGAGTTTCTTTGCAATGAAACGCAGCCAGCACCACTAGAAGTTGAAGCCTCATGTGAAGTTTATGTGCGTGGAGGGAACGACTCCGGTGACGCTATGGTTGGTGAAGACTGGCTTATGGCTTTTATGGAAGGTCAAGAGAATGAACAGATGCAGAACACCATGGAAGTTGGAGAATGGAATTCTGCTGCTTATGTAGATTTTGGCTATAATTTGACATTTTAG